TCTTTGACACAGTACTCTCTGATGATGACGTAGCAAAACTTGGTGAGGGTATTGAAGGCGCATTAGCCGTTGAAGCCGCTGGAAAAATAGCAACAACTTGGGGTTCACTTAAATCTTCCCAATAAGTATCCTTTGAGGTATACATCGTGTTGAAAATGAGATGTCCACTAATTGAGGTGGGCATCTCATCTTATAGGGATTATGTGAAGTGTATGAGGATAGTTGATCCATGGATTTAGGACTCAGCGGAAAACGGGCAATTGTTACAGGCGGCAGTCGCGGCATTGGTAAACAATGCGCGCTTGCCCTCGCACGTGAAGGTGTTCACGTCTGTATTGCTGCCCGAACAGAAGATGTACTCAATCAAACCCTTGCAGAGCTTGAGCAAACCGATGGCAAAGGACATGCCATTGTGGTGGACCTAACCACACAAGCGAGTTGTGAAAAGGTGGTGCAGCAGACCATAGACCGTTTTGGTGATGTTGACATCCTTGTCAATAATGTCGGTGCCGCTCGAAACGCTGATATTTTAGGACTATCGCCGAAACTGATTGATGAAGCACTTTCATTGAAAACCTACAGTTATCTGCGGATGTCACAACTGGTTATTCCGTATATGAGGAAGAATCA
This genomic window from Candidatus Poribacteria bacterium contains:
- a CDS encoding SDR family oxidoreductase, whose amino-acid sequence is MDLGLSGKRAIVTGGSRGIGKQCALALAREGVHVCIAARTEDVLNQTLAELEQTDGKGHAIVVDLTTQASCEKVVQQTIDRFGDVDILVNNVGAARNADILGLSPKLIDEALSLKTYSYLRMSQLVIPYMRKNQWGRIVNIAGSAGTSPTRGNIPTGAANITILNITRALSDAVAGDGILVNAVCPGLTNTGRARTQQGARAEREGRNVEALLQELGQELPAGRIAEPEEIANVVTFLASEACSYMFGSTFYMDGGKRRATP